GTTTTCGCTTCATTGTGCATGGGCTGCTGCCCATCTGCCAAGCCCACGATGCTGAGTCTGCGGGAGGCGAGAGCAAGGCCAGGGCGAACGAAAAACCCCTCTTCATCGGGGCCACGATGATAGAGAGCCTGAGACATCCTTCGAATGACTTCATCAGGCACCGGGCGCTGCCCGACCAGATCCACGACGCCAGCTATGCCACACATTAGGGTAGGTAATTCGGAGGTTGGTTGCTAAAATTCACCTTCATATCGCATCTGGCGGGCGTCTTGCGCCTCTGCCTTCAGTGCGGCATGAGAAAAATTCAGCCTAGAAGGTGAGATAGAGGGCAGATGGCAAACCGAAACGCTGACTGAGTGATTAAGGCTGACTGGTAAAAATGTAATTTTCCCGAAAATGGGAGGCGCACCTCACAAGGCAAAGCCGATTCGATAAAGGTTACCCTGACGTCATCCCGTCTGCCGTTAACCAATGAATCTTCACTTACGCTCGAACCTGCATGCAAAAAGAAGGAATCGCCATTATTGGTATCGGCTGCCGTTTTCCCGGTGGCGTGAATGACGTTGAAGCATTTTGGAAGCTTCTGGCGGAGGGGCGGGATGCTGTTTGTGAGGTGCCTGCCGATCGTTGGAACGTCGAGCGTTTCTATGACGCCGAGCCGAATCTGGCGGGTAAATCCATCGCCAAACGCGGAGGCTTCTTGGACTCCATTGATCAATACGACCCCCAATTTTTCGGTATTTCACCGCGCGAGGCTCCTTTTGTCGATCCCCAACAGCGCCTGGTTCTGGAGACAGCCTGGGAAGCCATTGAGGACGCAGGGATTGTTCTGGATCTGGAAAAAGGAACCGATATTGGCGTGTTTGTGGGTGTGTCTCACACCGACTACCAGATCATCCAAGGCACACCGTTTGATTCTGCAGGGATTGGCGCGCACTCCTCCACGGGAAGCGCTCACTCCATTGCGGCCAACCGCATCTCGTATTCGCTCAACCTGACAGGTCCCAGTGTTTCCATGGATACGGCTTGCTCCTCGGCTCTGACCGCTGTGCATGCCGCCTGTGAATACATCTGGACTGGCCGAGGTCACACAGCCTTAGCGGGTGGGGTCACGGTGATGATCACACCGGGGGGATTCATCGGATTCTCCCAGGCCTCCATGCTCTCCCCAGATGGGAAGTGCAAGGCCTTCGATGCGGAAGCCAATGGCTTCGTTCGTGCAGAAGGCGCTGGTATGGTGATGGTGAAGAAGCTGTCTCAGGCCCTGGCTGACGGCGATCCGATTCAGGGTGTCATTCTGGGCAGCTCGCTCAATCAAGACGGCCACACCAATGGTATCTCTTTGCCCAGCCCTGAAGCTCAGGCTCGCTTGGTGAAAGACGCTTGCATCGATGCGGGTATCAACCCTAGCCACATCGGTTATGTGGAGGCGCACGGCACGGGCACCGCTGTAGGTGACCCTATCGAAGCGACGGCTCTCTCAGAAGCCTTATGCGTTGATCGTCCAGAGGGCCAACCGCTGGCCATGGGGTCCGTCAAGACCAATCTGGGACACATGGAAACCGCGGCAGGTGTGGCAGGTCTAGTGAAGGCGATGCTCGTTCTCAAACACGGTAAGATCCCGCCGAATCTCCATTACACCTCACCGAATCCGCACATTGATTTCAAGGAACTGAAGCTACGCGTGCCGACCGAGATGGAGGACTTTCCCTCTCATCTCCCGGTGCGCATGGCAGGGGTTAATTCCTTTGGCTTCGGTGGAGCGAACTCCCACGTCATTGTGGCGGAGGCGCCCAAACAGCCCAAGGTAAAAATGCCCGCGTCGGCCTTCGAGCGCTCCTGGCCGCTGGTCGTTTCAGCCCGCTCTGAAGAAGCTTTGAAAGCCAATGCTTACCGTTTGGGCACTTGGATTGAAGATCACGAAAGGTCCAATGGCAGTTCCCCCTTGCTGCCTGACCTGACCTACACTCTGGGAGCACGCCGCAATCATCATCAGTATCGACTGACGCTGGTCGCTCGGAGTTCCCATGAAGCAGCTACAGCACTCCAAGCCTTTGGCATGGGCCAAGAGGTGCCGAGCATTCGCAGCGGATTTTCTCCCCGTCGCGAAACCGCTGCCCGCGTCGGTTTCGTCATGAGTGGTCAGGGGCCACAGTGGTGGGGCATGGGCCGTGAGTTGATGAAAAACGAGCCCGTCTTCCGCAAGGCCATGGAGGCCTGTGCCAAAGCGCTCGATCCCTGGACGCATTTTTCATTGCTCGAAGAACTCGCTCGCGATGAGAAGGACTCGAAGATGAGCATGACCGAGATCGCTCAGCCGGCTATCTTTGCCATGCAGGTGTCTCTGGCTGAGTTGTGGAAGTCTTGGGGAGTTCACCCTGCGGCCATCGTCGGTCACAGTGTCGGTGAAATCGCCGCTGCCTGTGTCGCTGGTGTATTGAATCTCGAAGAAGGAGCCAAGGTCATCGCCCTGCGCGGACGTTTCATGAACGAATGCGCTCGCGGTGCAGGCACCATGTTGGCGGTAGGCCTCAATGAAGAGCAGGCCCTGGCGGTCATTGCTCGGCATGATCGCGTGGTCAGCATTGCCGCTTTCAATGGTCCTCGTTCGCTGACACTCTCCGGTCCTAAAGCCTCGCTTGAGGCCATTCAGAAGGAGCTGGAAGCCGACGGTGTCTTTGCCCGCTTTGTGCGTGTGGATCATCCATTCCATCACGCCTTCATGCAGCCTGCGGCGGATGAACTCGTGGCGGCTCTGAAAGACCTTCAGCCCCGTGAGGAGATCGTTCCTTTCTTTAGCACGGTCACGGGTGATCGTATCACGGGGAAGGAATGTGACGCTGATCACTGGGGGCGTGGCATTCGCCAAGCCGTCATGTTTGCTCCTGCGGTCAACGCACTGGCTGATTTTGGTGTGGATGTTTGGCTGGAAATCACCGCTCACCCAGCCCTCTCGGTTTCCATTCAGGAATGTCTGTCCGCACGTGGCATGAAAGCTCCAGTGGTTGCCTCCGCACGTCGGGACCGCGAACACGAGCATATGCTTGAATCTGCCATGGAGTTGCACCGGGCTTGTGTGGACTTGGATTTCAAAGGTCTGACCCCTGGCCGTTATCAGCATACTCTACCGACTTATGCGTGGGATAAAGCCCGCTGGTGGAATGAATCCCCGGATTGGCGCGAAGGCCGTCTGGCTGCTGGTGGCAAAGGCATGCTGGATATCCGCCTTCCTCGCGCCATCCCGACCTGGATCGCCCGCCTGGACAACCGCCACATGGCCTATCTCAAGGATCACAAAGTGGAAAGCCACGTCGTGTTCCCTGGCGCTGGTTTCGTCGAACTCATCCTGGAAGCCGGGGCGCAGTATTTCGAGGGCCGTCCGTTCGCCATCGAAGACTTCGAGATCCGTAAACCGCTGATCCTTCCAGAAAACCCCGCTGGTCTGCTGCTTGAGATCACTTATGATCCGAATGAGCGCACCTTCGCCATTCAGAGCAAGTTTGAACAAGGGGCCGCTTGGTCCGTGCATGTGGTCGGTTCGATGCGTGGTGAACGCACGGAGTCCATCTTCAACGGCACCACCTGGGAAGGCGCTGCCGAGGGCCTGATCTCACTGGACACTACTGATTTCTACCAGCACATGAGCGACCTCGGCCTGCGTTATGGAGACGAGTTCCGCGCTGTGCGTGAACTTTGGGCGGGTGGTGGCAAAGCCGCAGGTAAGGTGGCTCTGTCGGAAAACATCGCGTCTCGTGCGGGTGAATACTGCCTGCATCCGGTTCTACTGGATGGTGCCCTGCACACCTTCTCGGCCGGATCCAAAACGGTCGAAGACCGCAAGGCGAAGATGAAGCTTCCCGTGCGCTTTGGCCGTATCCTTTACCTTCGCTCCCCAGGCGCAGTGACTCGAGTCCAGGCCAAGGTGGTGCAGTTCAACGAAGAGTTCATCGAGGGCAACATCGGTCTCTACGACGATGCCGGTAAACCTTGTGTCCTCGTGGATGGCTTCCGTGCCATCAGCATGGCCGCCGCACGTCGTGCCGGCACCAGCAGTACGCGCGATCTGCTTTACCACGTGGATTGGGAACGCACCCCCACCACGGAAGCACCTGCACCGCTGGCCCCAGTCTCACTGGAGCAGTTGAAGAAGGCAGCGCAGAAGACCCTGGAGGAAGTCATCGCGGTGCGCGGTCGCGATCATCTGGAGGCCACGATGGCCTCCGAGGATGACCTCGCCGCAGCTCAGATCGCCCGCGGTCTACGCTCCATGGCCTCCAGCTTGAAGGCGGGTGAAGTCTGGACAGAAGACTCGCTCAAAGTGGCCGAGCCGATGCGCCGTGTTTACAAACATCTTGTGAACGATCTCGCCCAGCGTGGTCTGCTCCAGGTGAAAGGCGAAGGTCACGTGCC
Above is a window of Prosthecobacter debontii DNA encoding:
- a CDS encoding type I polyketide synthase produces the protein MQKEGIAIIGIGCRFPGGVNDVEAFWKLLAEGRDAVCEVPADRWNVERFYDAEPNLAGKSIAKRGGFLDSIDQYDPQFFGISPREAPFVDPQQRLVLETAWEAIEDAGIVLDLEKGTDIGVFVGVSHTDYQIIQGTPFDSAGIGAHSSTGSAHSIAANRISYSLNLTGPSVSMDTACSSALTAVHAACEYIWTGRGHTALAGGVTVMITPGGFIGFSQASMLSPDGKCKAFDAEANGFVRAEGAGMVMVKKLSQALADGDPIQGVILGSSLNQDGHTNGISLPSPEAQARLVKDACIDAGINPSHIGYVEAHGTGTAVGDPIEATALSEALCVDRPEGQPLAMGSVKTNLGHMETAAGVAGLVKAMLVLKHGKIPPNLHYTSPNPHIDFKELKLRVPTEMEDFPSHLPVRMAGVNSFGFGGANSHVIVAEAPKQPKVKMPASAFERSWPLVVSARSEEALKANAYRLGTWIEDHERSNGSSPLLPDLTYTLGARRNHHQYRLTLVARSSHEAATALQAFGMGQEVPSIRSGFSPRRETAARVGFVMSGQGPQWWGMGRELMKNEPVFRKAMEACAKALDPWTHFSLLEELARDEKDSKMSMTEIAQPAIFAMQVSLAELWKSWGVHPAAIVGHSVGEIAAACVAGVLNLEEGAKVIALRGRFMNECARGAGTMLAVGLNEEQALAVIARHDRVVSIAAFNGPRSLTLSGPKASLEAIQKELEADGVFARFVRVDHPFHHAFMQPAADELVAALKDLQPREEIVPFFSTVTGDRITGKECDADHWGRGIRQAVMFAPAVNALADFGVDVWLEITAHPALSVSIQECLSARGMKAPVVASARRDREHEHMLESAMELHRACVDLDFKGLTPGRYQHTLPTYAWDKARWWNESPDWREGRLAAGGKGMLDIRLPRAIPTWIARLDNRHMAYLKDHKVESHVVFPGAGFVELILEAGAQYFEGRPFAIEDFEIRKPLILPENPAGLLLEITYDPNERTFAIQSKFEQGAAWSVHVVGSMRGERTESIFNGTTWEGAAEGLISLDTTDFYQHMSDLGLRYGDEFRAVRELWAGGGKAAGKVALSENIASRAGEYCLHPVLLDGALHTFSAGSKTVEDRKAKMKLPVRFGRILYLRSPGAVTRVQAKVVQFNEEFIEGNIGLYDDAGKPCVLVDGFRAISMAAARRAGTSSTRDLLYHVDWERTPTTEAPAPLAPVSLEQLKKAAQKTLEEVIAVRGRDHLEATMASEDDLAAAQIARGLRSMASSLKAGEVWTEDSLKVAEPMRRVYKHLVNDLAQRGLLQVKGEGHVPTATFDAAADSSTNELKQFLDKHPGHLPEAQLCSITCSELGPILRGEKDAVQVLFGGSNSDLLDQFYGDGLLSSHWMAMITSAVQEAAKNLPEGRGLRILEVGAGTGGLSAYLLPMLPRGVHSYTFTDVSAGFFSVAGQKLAAFPEVEYKVFNLEKSGLEQGFEPDSYDIVVGTNVIHAVADVRATLGYIHEVLKPGGSLVFMDVASPQLWTESVFGLTSGWWHLTDRDLRPDQPLMPREKWEAAMKEVGFSETTSVPGLKTPRGGEGQIGLFGRKAWKEPAAAEPTIQQPTEASWLIFADKGGLGDRLAIQLGASGTRVRIARRGDEYAVKGDEYTLRANTPEDWMKLVTSYADDTPPERMTYLWSLDEPAGKGEGDAALMGIDALLHLTQAIENTTPAAKLRMDLITRGAQPAGEHMGLTNVAQAPSIGVFRVILSEHPNFACRGLDLPPEATASDDTLLWNELLREHGEREIAIRGEARYVQRIKRGLPVQEVTLDSKVPLRLESRERGMLDTLRMTPFTMPVCGDGEVLIEVKAAGMNFRDVLKALALYPAETPDARIFGDEVGGIVVATGKNVSHVTVGDRVFGLAVYGLSTHTLARGGDVVKMPDWMSFEEAATLPVVFMTSWHALYNVARMRKGEKILVHAGAGGVGMSAIQIALHLGCEVIATAGSPSKRALLQTLGVKHVIDSRRADFADAVMELTNRKGVDVVLNALAGEAIPMGLSCLAEFGRFIEIGKRDIYSNSRIPLWHLRKNASFHVVAMDAVFGGDEELTRKLLGELLELVEARALRPLPFRSFPAGRVDAAFRLMAAGKHIGKVVVAFTDAFVNRRSEAPAPGFEVKSDGTYLITGGFGGFGRVLSNWLVDCGARHLSLVGRSGASTAEAKAFVKDLEGRGVNVQIIKADAGEPADVTRMLQEVEAAKVPLKGVFHLAMVIDDAPMGVLNRERMRTVLAPKALGAWMLHEGTLDQNLDCFVMFSSISSVFGNPAQSNYSGANAFLDSLAHHRRALGLPALAVNWGVLGGEGYVARNEKVAEFLARQGTSAITPGEVTSLLETFLTAGSAQVAALRVDWSKWRQSFRGLQENPLLEHIFAAGVDSAESGGVTSDWRGKIDAAPAEERVGLIAQALREVVGSVLRVKPDSLRDDQPLTDLGLDSLMGVEIENLIESTIGVALPPTSLMRARTIGQLAALIGEHLGAASGSGSAAPAKPAAPAVVEAAPSVEEIDLDAISDADIASLLDDEPAAKAAPLEKSDTASSAKKSKSKAKA